The Girardinichthys multiradiatus isolate DD_20200921_A chromosome 6, DD_fGirMul_XY1, whole genome shotgun sequence genome window below encodes:
- the LOC124869640 gene encoding uncharacterized protein LOC124869640 isoform X2: MKTGNRTSLFNISEPANSVPMQLSIILVLLLQLSFLTSFTLGVSEGDVQQFFMDALHCIELIQRERTGDISSQDRLYRELADHTQTLSAILSVSLFNELRYHAYRTMIEDLYTCFQSILEEYDAMLRSHELNPRCLLPPTKWTGFSGRPRYDITSLQISHCISIGMNWQQIASAFDQDLTRVGTDILQRTPNAGETYVLGSLASREIRVQRWRVRQCLQEVDPIGRSFRRRRTIRRRVYNVQTPNQLWHFDSNHKLVRWRMVVHGCVDGFSRTIIYLRCCNNNRASTVLCLFVMGVNHFGFPSRVRCDHGMENTLVARFMLERRGLNRRSVIAGLSVHNQRIERLWAELNRVVANHFINLFSFMEQHGILDSLNEIHLFCLHFVYMPRIERATIEFRNQ, from the exons ATGAAGACTGGAAACAGAACATCTCTGTTTAACATATCTGAGCCAGCAAATTCAGTCCCAATGCAACTTTCTATTATTCttgttctgctgctgcagctgtcttTTCTTACTTCCTTTACATTAGGAGTCAGTGAAGGCGATGTCCAACAATTTTTTATGGATGCGCTACATTGTATAGAACTAATTCAAAGGGAAAGAACAGGTGACATAAGTAGCCAGGATAGGCTTTACAGAGAACTTGCTGATCACACTCAGACTTTATCTGCAATTCTGTCAGTGTCACTGTTTAATGAGTTAAGATACCATGCATATAGAACAATGATTGAAGACTTGTATACCTGTTTTCAATCCATTTTAGAAGAATATGATGCTATGCTAAGATCTCATGAATTGAACCCTAGATGTCTGCTTCCCCCAACAAAATGGACTGGTTTTTCAGGGCGCCCACGATATGACATCACATCATTGCAAATTTCTCACTGCATTTCAATTGGAATGAACTGGCAGCAGATTGCATCTGCCTTTG ACCAAGACTTAACAAGAGTTGGGACTGACATTCTACAAAGGACACCAAATGCTGGTGAAACTTATGTGCTTGGGAGCCTTGCATCCAGAGAAATACGTGTTCAGCGTTGGCGTGTTAGACAGTGTCTACAG GAAGTTGATCCAATTGGACGGTCATTCCGCAGGAGGCGTACCATACGCCGACGGGTTTATAATGTTCAGACACCAAATCAACTATG gcATTTTGACAGTAACCACAAGCTGGTGAGATGGCGAATGGTTGTTCATGGCTGTGTGGATGGCTTTAGTCGAACTATAATATATCTAAGATGCTGTAACAACAATAGAGCCTCTACTGTGTTGTGCCTGTTTGTAATGGGAGTGAATCATTTTGGTTTCCCTTCAAGAGTAAGGTGTGATCATGGAATGGAAAACACACTTGTGGCTCGTTTCATGTTGGAAAGACGGGGGCTGAACAGACGTAGTGTCATTGCAGGCTTGTCAGTACATAATCAGCGCATTGAAAGATTGTGGGCAGAGCTCAATAGGGTGGTCGCGAACCATTTCATAAATCTTTTTAGTTTCATGGAGCAGCATGGTATCCTtgactctttgaatgagattCATCTGTTTTGCCTACATTTTGTCTACATGCCAAGAATTGAAAGAgcaacaatagagttcagaaaCCAATGA
- the LOC124869640 gene encoding uncharacterized protein LOC124869640 isoform X1: MKTGNRTSLFNISEPANSVPMQLSIILVLLLQLSFLTSFTLGVSEGDVQQFFMDALHCIELIQRERTGDISSQDRLYRELADHTQTLSAILSVSLFNELRYHAYRTMIEDLYTCFQSILEEYDAMLRSHELNPRCLLPPTKWTGFSGRPRYDITSLQISHCISIGMNWQQIASAFGINRRTLYRYRQHLGIQPLQYTVLTDQDLTRVGTDILQRTPNAGETYVLGSLASREIRVQRWRVRQCLQEVDPIGRSFRRRRTIRRRVYNVQTPNQLWHFDSNHKLVRWRMVVHGCVDGFSRTIIYLRCCNNNRASTVLCLFVMGVNHFGFPSRVRCDHGMENTLVARFMLERRGLNRRSVIAGLSVHNQRIERLWAELNRVVANHFINLFSFMEQHGILDSLNEIHLFCLHFVYMPRIERATIEFRNQ; the protein is encoded by the exons ATGAAGACTGGAAACAGAACATCTCTGTTTAACATATCTGAGCCAGCAAATTCAGTCCCAATGCAACTTTCTATTATTCttgttctgctgctgcagctgtcttTTCTTACTTCCTTTACATTAGGAGTCAGTGAAGGCGATGTCCAACAATTTTTTATGGATGCGCTACATTGTATAGAACTAATTCAAAGGGAAAGAACAGGTGACATAAGTAGCCAGGATAGGCTTTACAGAGAACTTGCTGATCACACTCAGACTTTATCTGCAATTCTGTCAGTGTCACTGTTTAATGAGTTAAGATACCATGCATATAGAACAATGATTGAAGACTTGTATACCTGTTTTCAATCCATTTTAGAAGAATATGATGCTATGCTAAGATCTCATGAATTGAACCCTAGATGTCTGCTTCCCCCAACAAAATGGACTGGTTTTTCAGGGCGCCCACGATATGACATCACATCATTGCAAATTTCTCACTGCATTTCAATTGGAATGAACTGGCAGCAGATTGCATCTGCCTTTGGTATTAACCGTCGAACTCTCTACAGATATAGACAACACTTGGGAATCCAACCCTTACAATATACTGTGCTGACAGACCAAGACTTAACAAGAGTTGGGACTGACATTCTACAAAGGACACCAAATGCTGGTGAAACTTATGTGCTTGGGAGCCTTGCATCCAGAGAAATACGTGTTCAGCGTTGGCGTGTTAGACAGTGTCTACAG GAAGTTGATCCAATTGGACGGTCATTCCGCAGGAGGCGTACCATACGCCGACGGGTTTATAATGTTCAGACACCAAATCAACTATG gcATTTTGACAGTAACCACAAGCTGGTGAGATGGCGAATGGTTGTTCATGGCTGTGTGGATGGCTTTAGTCGAACTATAATATATCTAAGATGCTGTAACAACAATAGAGCCTCTACTGTGTTGTGCCTGTTTGTAATGGGAGTGAATCATTTTGGTTTCCCTTCAAGAGTAAGGTGTGATCATGGAATGGAAAACACACTTGTGGCTCGTTTCATGTTGGAAAGACGGGGGCTGAACAGACGTAGTGTCATTGCAGGCTTGTCAGTACATAATCAGCGCATTGAAAGATTGTGGGCAGAGCTCAATAGGGTGGTCGCGAACCATTTCATAAATCTTTTTAGTTTCATGGAGCAGCATGGTATCCTtgactctttgaatgagattCATCTGTTTTGCCTACATTTTGTCTACATGCCAAGAATTGAAAGAgcaacaatagagttcagaaaCCAATGA